A portion of the Mycobacterium paraseoulense genome contains these proteins:
- a CDS encoding VOC family protein, translating into MEILASRMLFRPADYQQSLAFYRDQIGLAIAREYGGGTVFFAGQSLLELAGYGSPDHSRGPFPGALWLQVRDIEATQAELRSRGVEIAREARREPWGLYEMHVTDPDGVTLIFIQIPPDHPLRRDTRGDQQ; encoded by the coding sequence ATGGAGATCCTGGCCAGCCGGATGCTGTTCCGGCCGGCCGACTATCAGCAGTCGTTGGCGTTTTACCGGGACCAGATCGGGCTCGCGATAGCCCGCGAATACGGCGGCGGCACAGTCTTTTTCGCCGGCCAGTCGTTGCTCGAGCTGGCGGGCTACGGCTCCCCCGACCACTCCCGGGGGCCCTTCCCCGGCGCGCTGTGGCTACAGGTCCGCGACATCGAGGCGACCCAGGCCGAGCTTCGGAGCCGGGGCGTCGAGATCGCCCGCGAGGCGCGCCGGGAACCGTGGGGCCTATACGAGATGCACGTGACGGACCCCGACGGCGTCACGCTGATCTTCATTCAGATCCCGCCGGACCACCCGCTGCGCCGCGACACCCGCGGTGATCAGCAGTAA
- a CDS encoding SDR family oxidoreductase — translation MSKSPLRRLTDQLVLATMRPPMAPQVLVNRPAMKPVDLDGKRILLTGASSGIGEAAAELLAREGATVAVVARRQELLDALADRITASGGAALPMPCDVSDMDAVDALVADVEKRLGGVDILINNAGRSIRRPLAESLQRWHDVERTMVLNYYAPLRLIRGLAPGMLERGDGHIINVSTWGVLSEASPLFAVYNASKAALSAVSRVVETEWGQKGVHSTTLYYPLVATPMIAPTKAYEGMPALTSEEAAEWMLTAARTRPVRIAPRMAIAAKALDTFGPRFVNALMQRQRIQPNRETGC, via the coding sequence GTGAGCAAGAGTCCCCTGCGCCGCTTGACCGATCAACTCGTGCTGGCCACGATGCGGCCCCCGATGGCCCCGCAAGTGCTGGTCAACCGCCCCGCCATGAAGCCGGTGGACCTCGACGGCAAGCGCATCCTGCTCACCGGGGCGTCGTCGGGCATCGGCGAGGCCGCGGCCGAGCTGCTGGCCCGCGAGGGCGCGACGGTGGCCGTGGTCGCCCGGCGGCAAGAACTGCTGGACGCGCTCGCGGATCGGATCACCGCGTCGGGCGGCGCCGCGCTGCCGATGCCGTGCGACGTCTCCGACATGGACGCGGTCGACGCGCTGGTCGCCGACGTCGAAAAGCGTCTGGGCGGGGTGGACATCCTGATCAACAACGCCGGCCGGTCCATCCGCCGGCCGCTGGCCGAGTCGCTGCAGCGCTGGCACGACGTGGAGCGGACCATGGTGCTCAACTACTACGCGCCGTTGCGGCTGATCCGCGGTCTGGCCCCCGGGATGCTCGAGCGCGGCGACGGCCACATCATCAACGTCTCCACGTGGGGCGTGCTGTCCGAGGCGTCGCCGCTGTTCGCCGTGTACAACGCGTCGAAGGCGGCGCTGTCGGCGGTGAGTCGCGTCGTGGAAACCGAGTGGGGACAGAAGGGCGTGCATTCGACGACGCTGTACTACCCGCTGGTGGCCACGCCGATGATCGCGCCGACGAAGGCCTACGAGGGCATGCCCGCGCTCACGTCGGAAGAGGCCGCCGAATGGATGCTGACCGCCGCCCGCACCCGGCCGGTGCGGATCGCGCCCCGGATGGCGATCGCCGCCAAGGCGCTGGACACCTTCGGGCCGCGCTTCGTCAACGCGCTCATGCAACGCCAGCGAATTCAGCCCAACCGCGAAACCGGTTGCTGA
- a CDS encoding 1,4-dihydroxy-2-naphthoyl-CoA synthase — MTDNPFDAQSWRAVAGFDELTDITYHRHVTDATVRVAFDRPEVRNAFRPHTVDELYRVLDHARMSPDVGVVLLTGNGPSPKDGGWAFCSGGDQRIRGRSGYQYASGETADTVDTARAGRLHILEVQRLIRFMPKVVICLVNGWAAGGGHSLHVVCDLTLASREHARFKQTDADVGSFDGGYGSAYLARQVGQKFAREIFFLGRAYTAEQMHHMGAVNAVVDHADLEQEAIAWAAEINAKSPQAQRMLKFAFNLLDDGLVGQQLFAGEATRLAYMTDEAVEGRDAFLEKRPPDWSRFPRYF, encoded by the coding sequence TTGACAGACAACCCCTTCGACGCGCAGTCCTGGCGGGCGGTGGCCGGGTTCGACGAGCTGACCGACATCACCTACCACCGCCACGTCACCGACGCGACCGTGCGGGTGGCGTTCGACCGCCCCGAGGTGCGCAACGCGTTTCGGCCGCACACCGTCGACGAGCTGTACCGGGTGCTCGACCACGCCCGGATGTCCCCGGACGTGGGCGTGGTGTTGCTGACCGGCAACGGCCCCTCCCCCAAAGACGGCGGCTGGGCGTTCTGCTCCGGCGGCGATCAGCGCATCCGCGGCCGCAGCGGCTACCAGTACGCGTCCGGCGAGACCGCGGACACCGTCGACACCGCCCGCGCCGGCCGGCTGCACATCCTCGAGGTGCAGCGGCTGATCCGGTTCATGCCCAAGGTGGTCATCTGCCTGGTCAACGGGTGGGCGGCCGGCGGCGGGCACAGCCTGCACGTGGTCTGCGACCTCACCCTGGCCAGCCGCGAGCACGCCCGCTTCAAGCAGACCGACGCCGACGTCGGCAGCTTCGACGGCGGGTACGGCAGCGCGTATCTGGCGCGTCAGGTGGGCCAGAAGTTCGCGCGCGAGATCTTCTTCCTCGGCCGCGCCTACACCGCCGAGCAGATGCACCACATGGGGGCGGTCAACGCGGTCGTCGACCACGCCGACCTGGAGCAGGAGGCGATCGCGTGGGCGGCGGAGATCAACGCCAAATCCCCACAGGCCCAACGGATGCTGAAGTTCGCCTTCAACCTGCTCGACGACGGGCTGGTCGGTCAGCAGCTGTTCGCGGGCGAGGCCACCCGGCTCGCCTACATGACCGACGAGGCCGTGGAGGGCCGCGACGCCTTCCTGGAGAAGCGGCCACCGGACTGGAGCCGGTTCCCTCGCTACTTCTAG
- a CDS encoding nitroreductase family deazaflavin-dependent oxidoreductase, with product MGSGKSIKPPWWLKPANKVFIQMSRLGLSFGGESPVVLTVTGRKSGAARSTPVTPMTVDGRQYVVAGFPGADWVANVRATPEATIARGRHVQRVRMAELPADDARPILRAFPAEVPTGVGFMKRAGLVTEGRPEEFEALAGRCAVFRLDPV from the coding sequence ATGGGAAGCGGCAAATCGATCAAGCCGCCGTGGTGGTTGAAGCCGGCCAACAAGGTCTTCATCCAGATGTCGCGGCTGGGACTGAGTTTCGGCGGCGAGAGTCCCGTCGTGTTGACGGTGACGGGCCGCAAGTCGGGCGCGGCGCGCTCGACCCCGGTGACGCCCATGACGGTCGACGGGCGGCAGTACGTCGTCGCCGGGTTCCCGGGGGCGGACTGGGTTGCCAACGTCCGCGCCACGCCCGAGGCGACGATCGCGCGGGGCCGTCACGTCCAGCGGGTGCGGATGGCCGAGCTGCCCGCCGACGACGCCCGGCCGATCCTGCGGGCCTTCCCCGCCGAGGTGCCGACGGGCGTCGGCTTCATGAAGCGGGCCGGGCTCGTCACCGAGGGCCGCCCCGAGGAGTTCGAGGCCCTGGCCGGCCGCTGCGCCGTGTTCCGCCTTGACCCGGTATAG
- a CDS encoding aldo/keto reductase, whose translation MTDKPQPGGLGIIGASTVARVGYGAMQLFETSADEAAAVLRRAVELGVNHIDTASFYGPGEVNRRIRAALAPYPDDLVIVSKVGARYTGEQPIPLAAAQKPAELRAAVEDDLRQLGLDRIPVVNLRRMDLGPGVAAEGDQVVDLDDQLAEMIALRDEGKVGAIGISAVPVDVVRRALPAGIVCVQNAYSLLDRSQEDALELCAAEGVAWVPYFPLGSSFPGFPKVADHPVVAEIAGELGVTGAQVGLAWLLAHVPNTLLIPGTRSVAHLQENLAAGTVTLGADARERLDAVGTAEPQHRGVEPFQR comes from the coding sequence ATGACGGACAAACCACAGCCCGGCGGTCTCGGAATCATCGGCGCGTCGACCGTCGCTCGCGTCGGCTATGGCGCCATGCAACTCTTCGAAACGTCCGCGGACGAGGCGGCCGCGGTGCTGCGCCGGGCGGTCGAACTCGGCGTCAACCACATCGACACCGCGTCGTTCTACGGTCCCGGCGAGGTGAACCGCCGGATCCGCGCGGCGCTGGCCCCCTACCCCGACGACCTCGTCATCGTCAGCAAGGTCGGTGCGCGATACACCGGCGAACAACCGATACCCCTGGCCGCCGCACAAAAGCCCGCGGAGCTGCGCGCCGCCGTCGAGGACGATCTGCGCCAGCTCGGCCTCGACCGCATTCCGGTGGTGAACCTGCGGCGCATGGACCTCGGGCCCGGCGTGGCCGCCGAAGGTGACCAGGTCGTCGACCTCGACGACCAACTCGCCGAGATGATCGCGCTGCGCGACGAGGGCAAGGTCGGCGCGATCGGCATCAGCGCCGTGCCGGTCGACGTGGTGCGGCGGGCGTTGCCCGCGGGCATCGTCTGCGTGCAGAACGCCTACAGCCTGCTCGACCGTTCGCAGGAGGACGCGCTCGAGCTGTGCGCGGCCGAAGGCGTCGCGTGGGTGCCCTACTTCCCGCTGGGCTCGTCATTTCCCGGTTTCCCGAAGGTCGCCGACCACCCGGTGGTGGCCGAGATCGCCGGCGAGCTCGGCGTCACGGGCGCCCAGGTCGGGTTGGCGTGGCTGCTGGCGCACGTGCCGAACACGTTGTTGATACCGGGCACGCGATCCGTCGCGCACCTGCAGGAGAACCTCGCCGCGGGGACCGTCACCCTCGGCGCCGACGCGCGGGAAAGGCTGGACGCCGTCGGCACGGCGGAACCCCAGCACCGTGGGGTCGAGCCCTTTCAGAGGTAA
- a CDS encoding TetR/AcrR family transcriptional regulator codes for MPGPSRSDARRNRERLLEVATAAFTSAEGQPVSLESIAREAGVGIGTLYRHFPNREALVEAIYRAELAEVAASAERLVKRHPPRIALRRWMDRYAGFVAAKRGMAESLHAMFDSGAMQPSQTRDSIVGAVDLLLRAGADDGSLRPDVRADDVVSSLIGIFLASGSPEQTGRMLDLLAAGISAPRT; via the coding sequence TTGCCTGGACCGAGTCGATCCGACGCCCGCCGCAACCGCGAGCGGCTGCTCGAGGTGGCGACGGCGGCGTTCACGTCCGCGGAGGGGCAACCCGTGTCGCTCGAGTCGATCGCGCGGGAGGCCGGCGTCGGGATCGGCACGCTCTACCGCCATTTCCCCAACCGGGAGGCGCTCGTCGAGGCGATCTACCGCGCCGAGCTCGCCGAAGTCGCCGCGTCGGCCGAACGGCTGGTCAAGCGGCATCCGCCGAGGATTGCCCTGCGGCGGTGGATGGACCGTTACGCCGGCTTTGTGGCGGCCAAGCGCGGAATGGCCGAGTCGCTGCACGCGATGTTCGACTCCGGCGCCATGCAGCCCAGCCAGACCCGCGACAGCATCGTGGGCGCCGTCGACCTGCTGCTGCGGGCCGGCGCCGACGACGGCAGCCTGCGCCCCGACGTCCGGGCCGACGACGTGGTGTCGAGCCTGATCGGCATCTTCTTGGCCAGCGGATCGCCCGAGCAGACGGGCCGCATGCTCGACCTGCTGGCGGCGGGCATCTCTGCGCCTCGAACGTGA
- the fadD8 gene encoding fatty-acid--CoA ligase FadD8, translating to MSDDLLRHPIHSGHLTVGALKRNKDKPVLHLGDTTLTGGQLAERISQYIQAFEALGAGTGATVGLLSLNRPEVLMIIGAGQTQGYRRVALHPLGSLDDHAYVLGDAGVTSLIIDPNPMFVERALGLLEKVPALKQVLTIGPVPEALGDSAVDLVAEAAKYPPKPLVAADLPPDHIGGMAYTGGTTGKPKGVLGTAQSITTMTTIQLAEWEWPENPRFLMCTPLSHAGAAFFVPTIIKGGELVVLTKFDPAEVLRVIEEQKITATMLVPSMIYALMDHPDSHTRDLSSLETVYYGASAMNPVRLAEAIRRFGPIFAQYYGQSEAPMVISYLAKKDHDEKRLTSCGRPTLFARTALLGADGEPVPQGEVGEICVSGPLLSGGYWNLPEETAKTFKDGWLHTGDMAREDSDGFWFIVDRVKDMIVTGGFNVFPREVEDVVAEHPAVAQVCVIGTPDEKWGEAVTAVIVLRPDHPSDEESVARVTVEIQSAVKERKGSVQSPKQVIVVESVPVTALGKPDKKAVRAQFWEGAERAVG from the coding sequence ATGAGTGACGATCTGCTGCGCCATCCCATTCATTCCGGACACCTAACGGTCGGTGCGCTCAAGCGCAACAAGGACAAGCCGGTGCTGCACCTCGGCGACACCACGCTGACCGGTGGTCAGCTCGCCGAGCGCATCAGCCAGTACATTCAGGCGTTCGAGGCGCTCGGCGCGGGTACCGGCGCGACCGTGGGGCTGCTGTCGCTGAACCGGCCTGAGGTGCTGATGATCATCGGCGCCGGCCAGACCCAGGGTTACCGGCGCGTCGCGCTGCACCCGCTGGGCTCCCTGGACGACCACGCCTATGTGCTGGGCGACGCCGGCGTGACGTCGCTGATCATCGATCCCAACCCGATGTTCGTCGAGCGGGCGCTGGGCCTGCTGGAGAAGGTGCCCGCCCTCAAGCAGGTCCTGACCATCGGCCCGGTCCCCGAAGCGTTGGGTGATTCCGCGGTGGATCTGGTCGCCGAGGCCGCGAAGTATCCGCCAAAGCCGTTGGTGGCGGCCGACCTTCCGCCCGATCACATCGGCGGGATGGCCTACACCGGTGGCACGACCGGCAAGCCCAAGGGCGTGCTGGGCACCGCGCAGTCGATCACCACGATGACCACGATTCAGCTCGCCGAATGGGAATGGCCGGAAAACCCGCGTTTCCTGATGTGCACCCCGCTGTCGCATGCCGGGGCGGCGTTCTTCGTGCCGACGATCATCAAGGGCGGCGAGCTGGTGGTGCTGACCAAGTTCGACCCCGCCGAGGTGCTGCGGGTGATCGAGGAGCAGAAGATCACCGCCACGATGCTGGTGCCGTCGATGATCTACGCGCTGATGGACCACCCCGATTCGCACACCCGTGACCTGTCCTCGTTGGAGACCGTCTACTACGGCGCCTCGGCGATGAACCCGGTGCGGCTGGCCGAGGCCATCCGCCGCTTCGGGCCGATCTTCGCCCAGTACTACGGGCAGTCCGAAGCCCCGATGGTGATCTCCTACCTGGCCAAGAAGGACCACGACGAGAAGCGGCTCACCTCCTGCGGGCGGCCCACCCTGTTCGCCCGCACGGCGCTGCTGGGTGCCGACGGCGAGCCGGTGCCGCAGGGCGAGGTCGGCGAGATCTGCGTGTCCGGGCCACTGCTTTCCGGCGGGTACTGGAACCTGCCGGAGGAGACGGCCAAGACGTTCAAGGACGGCTGGCTGCACACCGGTGACATGGCCCGCGAGGACTCCGACGGGTTCTGGTTCATCGTCGACCGGGTCAAGGACATGATCGTCACCGGCGGGTTCAACGTGTTCCCGCGCGAGGTCGAGGACGTCGTCGCCGAGCATCCGGCCGTCGCGCAGGTGTGCGTGATCGGCACGCCGGACGAGAAGTGGGGCGAAGCCGTCACCGCCGTGATCGTGCTGCGACCCGACCATCCCTCCGACGAGGAGTCGGTGGCGCGGGTGACCGTCGAGATCCAATCCGCGGTCAAGGAGCGCAAGGGTTCGGTGCAGTCGCCCAAGCAGGTGATCGTCGTCGAGTCCGTGCCGGTGACCGCGCTGGGCAAGCCGGACAAGAAGGCCGTGCGCGCGCAGTTCTGGGAGGGCGCCGAGCGCGCCGTGGGCTAG
- a CDS encoding amidohydrolase, translating to MAPADLVVTGTVLTVDESRPTAEALAVADGRIVAVGSRSDVADHIGPDTETIDVGDGCVMPGFVEAHGHPLMEAIALSDRIVDIRPVTIRDPKQVVDAIRREAARRGSQGAYLNGWDALLQPGLPDPTLSWLDDIAPDGPLVIIHNSGHKAYFNSRAAEINGLTRGTPDPKGAKYGRTAEGELDGTAEEIGAVFPLLGGAVEGGAYPDMLLAECARLNRAGLTTCSEMAFDPKFKPLVEQLRKDLTVRLRTYEVSNAQLSTDASPGEGDDMVRQVGIKIWVDGSPWIGNIALSFPYLDTAATRSAGITPGSCGCANYTREQLTEIVGAYLPRGWQMACHVQGDAGVDTILDVYEEALHQHPRPDHRLRLEHVGAIRPEQLQRAADLGVTCSIFVDQIHYWGDILVDGLFGPERGSRWMPAGSAVATGMRISLHNDPPVTPEEPLRNISVAATRTAPSGRVLAPEERLTVEQAIRAQTIDAAWQLFADDVTGSLEVGKYADLVVLSADPRAVPPEQIADLEVRATFLAGRQVYGQ from the coding sequence ATGGCTCCCGCAGATCTCGTCGTCACCGGAACCGTATTGACCGTCGACGAGTCGCGGCCCACCGCCGAGGCGCTCGCCGTCGCCGACGGGCGCATCGTCGCCGTCGGCAGCCGCTCCGATGTCGCCGACCACATCGGCCCGGACACCGAAACGATCGACGTCGGCGACGGCTGCGTCATGCCGGGATTCGTCGAGGCGCATGGGCATCCACTGATGGAGGCGATCGCGCTGTCGGACCGGATCGTCGACATCCGCCCCGTCACCATCCGCGATCCCAAGCAGGTGGTCGACGCGATTCGGCGTGAGGCCGCGCGCCGGGGATCCCAAGGCGCCTACCTCAACGGCTGGGACGCGCTGCTGCAGCCCGGCCTGCCCGATCCCACCCTGAGCTGGCTCGACGACATCGCGCCGGACGGACCGCTGGTGATCATCCACAACTCCGGCCACAAGGCCTACTTCAACTCGCGCGCCGCGGAAATCAACGGGCTCACGCGCGGCACCCCCGACCCCAAAGGGGCCAAGTATGGCCGCACCGCCGAAGGTGAGCTCGACGGCACGGCCGAGGAGATCGGTGCCGTGTTCCCGCTGCTGGGCGGCGCGGTTGAGGGCGGTGCCTATCCGGACATGTTGCTTGCCGAGTGCGCCCGGCTGAACCGTGCCGGCCTGACCACCTGTTCGGAGATGGCCTTCGACCCGAAGTTCAAGCCGCTGGTCGAGCAGCTGCGCAAGGACCTGACGGTGCGGCTGCGCACCTATGAGGTCTCCAACGCACAGTTGTCCACCGACGCCAGCCCGGGCGAAGGCGACGACATGGTGCGCCAGGTCGGTATCAAGATCTGGGTGGACGGCTCGCCGTGGATCGGCAACATCGCGTTGTCGTTTCCGTACCTGGACACCGCCGCCACCCGCTCGGCCGGCATCACGCCCGGTTCCTGTGGCTGCGCCAACTACACCCGCGAGCAGCTGACCGAGATCGTCGGCGCGTACCTGCCGCGGGGCTGGCAGATGGCCTGCCATGTGCAGGGCGACGCGGGTGTGGACACCATCCTGGACGTCTACGAAGAAGCCCTGCACCAGCACCCGCGCCCCGACCACCGGCTGCGGCTCGAGCACGTCGGCGCTATCCGGCCCGAGCAGCTGCAGCGCGCCGCCGACCTCGGGGTGACCTGCAGCATCTTCGTCGACCAGATCCACTACTGGGGCGACATCCTCGTCGACGGCCTGTTCGGGCCCGAGCGCGGATCCCGTTGGATGCCGGCCGGTTCCGCGGTCGCCACCGGAATGCGCATCTCGCTGCACAACGACCCGCCGGTCACGCCCGAGGAGCCGCTGCGCAACATCAGCGTCGCGGCCACCCGGACCGCTCCCAGCGGCCGGGTGCTGGCGCCCGAGGAGCGCTTGACGGTCGAGCAGGCGATCCGCGCGCAAACCATCGACGCGGCGTGGCAGCTGTTCGCCGACGACGTGACCGGCTCGCTGGAGGTGGGCAAGTACGCCGACCTGGTGGTGTTGTCGGCGGACCCGCGGGCCGTGCCGCCCGAGCAGATCGCCGACCTCGAGGTGCGTGCGACGTTCCTGGCGGGCCGCCAGGTCTACGGCCAGTGA
- a CDS encoding o-succinylbenzoate synthase — MRPALRDLLDRLHVVALPMRVRFRGITTREVALIEGPAGWGEFGAFLEYAPPEAAHWLASAVEAAYRPPPPPRRDRIPINATVPAVDAARVGEVLARFPGARTAKVKVAEPGQTLADDVERVNAVRELVPTVRVDANGGWSVEQAVRAAAALTADGPLEYLEQPCSTVDELAALRRRVDVPIAADESIRKADDPLAVVRARAADIAVLKVAPLGGISALLSLAAQIDIPVVVSSAIDSAVGIAAGLAAAAALPVLDHACGLGTGGLFVHDVAEVAPPVDGTLAVGPVTPDPGRLRALAAPAERRQWWIDRVEACHRFLVPSSG, encoded by the coding sequence GTGAGGCCCGCCCTGAGGGACCTGCTCGACCGCCTGCACGTGGTCGCGCTGCCGATGCGGGTGCGGTTCCGCGGCATCACCACCCGGGAGGTCGCCCTCATCGAGGGGCCGGCGGGCTGGGGGGAGTTCGGGGCCTTCCTGGAATACGCGCCGCCGGAGGCCGCGCACTGGCTGGCGTCGGCCGTCGAGGCCGCCTACCGCCCGCCGCCGCCACCGCGACGCGACCGCATCCCGATCAACGCCACCGTGCCGGCCGTCGACGCCGCCCGGGTGGGCGAGGTGCTGGCCCGGTTCCCTGGCGCCCGCACGGCCAAGGTGAAGGTCGCCGAGCCCGGCCAGACCCTGGCCGACGACGTCGAGCGGGTCAACGCGGTGCGCGAACTCGTGCCGACCGTGCGGGTGGACGCCAACGGCGGGTGGAGCGTGGAGCAGGCGGTGCGGGCGGCGGCCGCGCTGACCGCCGACGGCCCGCTGGAATACCTCGAACAACCCTGCTCGACCGTCGACGAACTGGCGGCCCTGCGCCGGCGGGTCGACGTGCCGATCGCCGCCGACGAGAGCATCCGCAAGGCCGACGACCCGCTCGCCGTGGTCCGCGCCCGTGCCGCCGACATCGCCGTGCTGAAAGTCGCTCCACTGGGCGGCATTTCGGCCCTACTGTCGCTAGCCGCGCAGATCGACATCCCGGTCGTGGTCTCCAGCGCGATCGACTCCGCGGTGGGAATCGCCGCGGGCCTGGCCGCCGCGGCCGCCCTGCCGGTGTTGGACCACGCCTGCGGGCTGGGCACCGGCGGGCTGTTCGTCCACGACGTCGCCGAGGTCGCCCCGCCCGTCGACGGCACCCTGGCGGTCGGGCCGGTCACGCCCGATCCGGGGCGGCTGCGGGCCCTCGCCGCGCCCGCGGAGCGGCGGCAGTGGTGGATCGACCGGGTCGAGGCCTGCCACCGGTTCCTTGTACCGTCGTCCGGGTGA
- a CDS encoding alpha/beta fold hydrolase: protein MINLAYDDRGSGEPVVFISGHGGAGRTWHPYQLPAFLAAGYRVITFDNRGIGATENAQGFTTQTMVADTAALIEGLDAAPARIVGMSMGAFIAQELMLARPELVSSAVLMGTRGRMDKTREFFRDAEAELADAGVQLPSSYEAKIRLLENFSHKTLNDDVAVADWIAMFSMWPVKSTPGMRCQLDIAPYTNRLPAYRAITTPVLVIGFSDDVLTPPYLGREVADALPNGRYVQIADAGHLGFFERPEAVNEAALKFFASN from the coding sequence GTGATCAACCTGGCTTACGACGACCGGGGCTCGGGCGAGCCGGTGGTGTTCATCAGCGGTCACGGCGGCGCCGGTCGGACCTGGCACCCCTACCAGCTTCCCGCGTTCCTGGCGGCCGGCTACCGCGTCATCACGTTCGACAATCGCGGGATCGGCGCCACCGAGAACGCCCAGGGCTTCACCACCCAGACCATGGTGGCCGACACCGCGGCGCTGATCGAAGGACTCGACGCCGCTCCGGCCCGCATCGTCGGGATGTCGATGGGTGCGTTCATCGCCCAGGAACTCATGCTCGCCCGGCCCGAACTCGTCAGCTCCGCGGTGTTGATGGGCACCCGCGGCCGGATGGACAAAACCCGCGAGTTCTTCCGCGACGCCGAGGCCGAGCTGGCCGACGCCGGCGTCCAGCTGCCGAGCTCGTACGAGGCGAAAATCCGTCTGCTGGAAAACTTTTCGCACAAGACGCTCAACGACGACGTCGCGGTCGCGGACTGGATCGCGATGTTCTCCATGTGGCCGGTCAAGTCGACCCCGGGAATGCGTTGCCAGCTGGACATCGCCCCGTACACCAACCGGTTGCCGGCCTACCGCGCGATCACGACGCCGGTGCTGGTGATCGGCTTCTCCGATGACGTGTTGACGCCCCCCTACCTCGGGCGTGAGGTCGCCGACGCGCTGCCCAACGGCCGGTACGTGCAGATCGCCGACGCCGGCCACCTCGGCTTTTTCGAGCGCCCGGAGGCCGTCAACGAGGCGGCGCTGAAGTTCTTCGCCAGCAACTAG
- the menD gene encoding 2-succinyl-5-enolpyruvyl-6-hydroxy-3-cyclohexene-1-carboxylic-acid synthase: protein MNPSTTQARVVVDELIRGGVRDVVLCPGSRNAPLAFALQDADQSGRIRLHVRIDERTAGYLAIGLAIAAGAPVCVAMTSGTAVANLGPAVVEANYARVPLIVLSANRPYEMLGTGANQTMEQLGYFGTQVRAAISLGLAEDAPERLAALNATWRSATCRVLAAATGSRTANAGPVQFDIPLREPLVPGPEPHGAAAPQGRPGGRPWTYTPPVAFDQPLDIDLTPDTIVIAGHGAGAQPNLAELPTVAEPTAPAPANPLHPLALPLLRPKQVIMLGRPTLHRPVSALLADPQVPVYALTTGPRWPDVSGNSAATGTRAVTTGAPNPAWLKRCADVNRHANEAVRGQLEAHPLTTGLHVAAAVADALRPGDQLVLGASNPVRDAALVGLDTHGIRVRSNRGVAGIDGTVSTAIGAALAHEGRTVALIGDLTFVHDSSGLLIGPTEPTPRRLTIVVSNDNGGGIFELLEQGDPRFSDVSSRIFGTPHDVDVGALCRAYHVESRQIEVDQLGAALDEPAAGMRVLEVKADRSSLRQLHAAIKASL, encoded by the coding sequence GTGAACCCCTCGACGACACAGGCCCGGGTCGTCGTTGACGAGCTGATTCGCGGCGGCGTCCGCGACGTGGTGCTGTGCCCCGGGTCGCGAAACGCGCCGCTGGCGTTCGCGCTGCAGGACGCCGACCAGTCCGGCCGGATCCGGCTGCACGTCCGCATCGACGAGCGCACCGCCGGTTACCTGGCGATCGGCCTGGCGATCGCCGCCGGTGCGCCGGTGTGCGTTGCGATGACGTCCGGCACCGCCGTGGCCAACCTCGGGCCGGCCGTGGTGGAGGCCAACTACGCGCGCGTGCCGCTCATCGTGCTGTCGGCCAACCGGCCCTACGAGATGCTGGGCACCGGCGCCAACCAGACCATGGAGCAGCTGGGCTACTTCGGCACCCAGGTCCGCGCCGCCATCAGCCTGGGCCTGGCCGAGGACGCCCCCGAGCGGCTGGCCGCCCTGAACGCCACCTGGCGCTCGGCCACCTGCCGAGTCCTGGCCGCCGCCACGGGATCTCGCACCGCCAACGCCGGTCCCGTGCAGTTCGACATCCCGCTGCGCGAACCGCTGGTCCCCGGTCCGGAGCCGCACGGCGCCGCGGCCCCGCAGGGCCGGCCCGGCGGCCGGCCGTGGACCTACACCCCGCCCGTCGCCTTCGACCAGCCGCTGGACATCGACCTGACGCCCGACACCATCGTCATCGCCGGACACGGCGCGGGCGCGCAGCCCAATCTCGCGGAGTTGCCGACCGTCGCCGAGCCGACGGCGCCCGCCCCCGCCAACCCGCTGCACCCGCTGGCCCTGCCGCTGCTGCGCCCCAAGCAGGTGATCATGCTGGGCCGCCCGACCCTGCACCGGCCGGTGTCGGCGCTGCTGGCCGACCCCCAGGTGCCGGTGTACGCGTTGACCACCGGACCGCGCTGGCCCGACGTCTCGGGCAACTCGGCGGCCACCGGCACCCGGGCGGTCACCACCGGCGCCCCGAATCCGGCCTGGCTGAAGCGCTGCGCGGACGTCAACCGGCACGCGAACGAGGCGGTGCGCGGCCAACTCGAGGCACACCCGCTCACCACCGGTTTGCACGTCGCGGCGGCCGTCGCCGACGCGCTGCGCCCCGGCGACCAGCTGGTGCTCGGCGCGTCCAACCCGGTCCGCGACGCGGCGCTGGTCGGCCTGGACACCCACGGCATCCGGGTGCGCTCCAACCGAGGTGTGGCGGGCATCGACGGCACCGTCTCCACCGCGATCGGGGCCGCCCTGGCCCACGAGGGGCGCACCGTCGCGCTGATCGGCGACCTGACGTTCGTCCACGACAGCTCCGGGCTGCTGATCGGCCCCACCGAGCCGACGCCGCGCCGGCTGACCATCGTGGTCTCCAACGACAACGGCGGCGGCATCTTCGAACTGCTCGAGCAGGGCGACCCGCGGTTCTCCGACGTGTCGTCGCGTATCTTCGGCACGCCGCACGACGTCGACGTGGGTGCGCTGTGCCG